One segment of Solanum stenotomum isolate F172 chromosome 1, ASM1918654v1, whole genome shotgun sequence DNA contains the following:
- the LOC125848141 gene encoding serine/arginine-rich splicing factor SR30 isoform X2: protein MGRLSRTIYVGNLPGDIREREVEDLFYKYCVDNAAPPTAPFFHMPSANLLNFLGDFLQYGPIVEIDLKVPPRPPGYAFVEFEDPRDADDAIRGRDGYDFDGRRLRVELAHGGRGSSSYDRHSSYSSGSRGGFSRRSDYRVLVSGLPSSASWQDLKDHMRRAGDVCFSQVFRDRDGMRGIVDYTNYDDMRYAIKKLDDSLFRNQFSRAYIRVDKYDKRHSYSRSPSPYYSRSRSYSRSRSPRRSYSSQSGRGKYSRRSVSVSPSRDFSPARSHSRSLSRSRSPLSPPPRWRHGRSPSPSRSRSRSLSYSRSSGISE from the exons ATGGGTCGTCTAAGTCGGACTATCTACGTCGGAAATCTTCCTGGTGATATTCGGGAGAGAGAAGTAGAAGATTTGTTTTACAAG TATTGTGTTGATAACGCTGCCCCCCCGACCGCCCCTTTCTTCCATATGCCAAGTGCTaatcttttgaattttcttGGTGATTTCCTGCAGTATGGTCCCATTGTGgaaattgatttgaaagttCCACCTAGACCACCTGGTTATGCGTTCGTAGAG TTTGAAGATCCTCGTGATGCTGATGATGCCATCCGTGGGCGTGATGGCTATGACTTTGATGGGCGTCGCTTGCGA GTTGAACTTGCACATGGTGGGCGAGGATCATCATCATATGATCGCCACAGTAGTTACAGTAGTGGGAGTCGTGGTGGATTTTCTAGGCGCTCTGACTATCGCG TACTGGTCTCTGGACTACCATCTTCTGCTTCATGGCAAGACTTGAAG GATCACATGCGACGAGCTGGAGATGTCTGCTTCTCTCAAGTTTTCCGAGATCGTGACG GTATGAGAGGGATTGTGGACTATACCAACTATGATGATATGAGATATGCG ATAAAGAAACTTGATGACTCTCTGTTTCGCAATCAATTCTCTCGAGCATATATTAGG GTGGACAAGTATGATAAGAGGCATAGCTATTCCAGGAGTCCAAGTCCATATTATTCAAGAAGCAGAAGTTACTCAAGAAGCAGGAGTCCTCGACGAAGCTATAGCAGCCAGAGCGGAAG GGGTAAATACTCTCGTCGCTCTGTGTCTGTCTCACCCTCAAGGGATTTTTCCCCTGCTCGCTCTCATTCAAG ATCTCTATCAAGATCCAGATCTCCACTTTCACCT CCACCTCGTTGGAGGCACGGAAGGAGTCCGAGCCCGAGCAGGAGCAGGAGCAGGAGTCTCTCCTATTCTCGCTCTTCG GGGATATCGGAATGA
- the LOC125848141 gene encoding serine/arginine-rich splicing factor SR30 isoform X5: protein MGRLSRTIYVGNLPGDIREREVEDLFYKYCVDNAAPPTAPFFHMPSANLLNFLGDFLQYGPIVEIDLKVPPRPPGYAFVEFEDPRDADDAIRGRDGYDFDGRRLRVELAHGGRGSSSYDRHSSYSSGSRGGFSRRSDYRVLVSGLPSSASWQDLKDHMRRAGDVCFSQVFRDRDGMRGIVDYTNYDDMRYAIKKLDDSLFRNQFSRAYIRVDKYDKRHSYSRSPSPYYSRSRSYSRSRSPRRSYSSQSGRGKYSRRSVSVSPSRDFSPARSHSRSGFRGDLGIAI, encoded by the exons ATGGGTCGTCTAAGTCGGACTATCTACGTCGGAAATCTTCCTGGTGATATTCGGGAGAGAGAAGTAGAAGATTTGTTTTACAAG TATTGTGTTGATAACGCTGCCCCCCCGACCGCCCCTTTCTTCCATATGCCAAGTGCTaatcttttgaattttcttGGTGATTTCCTGCAGTATGGTCCCATTGTGgaaattgatttgaaagttCCACCTAGACCACCTGGTTATGCGTTCGTAGAG TTTGAAGATCCTCGTGATGCTGATGATGCCATCCGTGGGCGTGATGGCTATGACTTTGATGGGCGTCGCTTGCGA GTTGAACTTGCACATGGTGGGCGAGGATCATCATCATATGATCGCCACAGTAGTTACAGTAGTGGGAGTCGTGGTGGATTTTCTAGGCGCTCTGACTATCGCG TACTGGTCTCTGGACTACCATCTTCTGCTTCATGGCAAGACTTGAAG GATCACATGCGACGAGCTGGAGATGTCTGCTTCTCTCAAGTTTTCCGAGATCGTGACG GTATGAGAGGGATTGTGGACTATACCAACTATGATGATATGAGATATGCG ATAAAGAAACTTGATGACTCTCTGTTTCGCAATCAATTCTCTCGAGCATATATTAGG GTGGACAAGTATGATAAGAGGCATAGCTATTCCAGGAGTCCAAGTCCATATTATTCAAGAAGCAGAAGTTACTCAAGAAGCAGGAGTCCTCGACGAAGCTATAGCAGCCAGAGCGGAAG GGGTAAATACTCTCGTCGCTCTGTGTCTGTCTCACCCTCAAGGGATTTTTCCCCTGCTCGCTCTCATTCAAG ATCTGGCTTCCGCGGCGATCTGGGAATTGCTATATAG
- the LOC125848141 gene encoding serine/arginine-rich splicing factor SR30 isoform X1 — MGRLSRTIYVGNLPGDIREREVEDLFYKYCVDNAAPPTAPFFHMPSANLLNFLGDFLQYGPIVEIDLKVPPRPPGYAFVEFEDPRDADDAIRGRDGYDFDGRRLRVELAHGGRGSSSYDRHSSYSSGSRGGFSRRSDYRVLVSGLPSSASWQDLKDHMRRAGDVCFSQVFRDRDGMRGIVDYTNYDDMRYAIKKLDDSLFRNQFSRAYIRVDKYDKRHSYSRSPSPYYSRSRSYSRSRSPRRSYSSQSGSVSPRGKYSRRSVSVSPSRDFSPARSHSRSLSRSRSPLSPPPRWRHGRSPSPSRSRSRSLSYSRSSGISE; from the exons ATGGGTCGTCTAAGTCGGACTATCTACGTCGGAAATCTTCCTGGTGATATTCGGGAGAGAGAAGTAGAAGATTTGTTTTACAAG TATTGTGTTGATAACGCTGCCCCCCCGACCGCCCCTTTCTTCCATATGCCAAGTGCTaatcttttgaattttcttGGTGATTTCCTGCAGTATGGTCCCATTGTGgaaattgatttgaaagttCCACCTAGACCACCTGGTTATGCGTTCGTAGAG TTTGAAGATCCTCGTGATGCTGATGATGCCATCCGTGGGCGTGATGGCTATGACTTTGATGGGCGTCGCTTGCGA GTTGAACTTGCACATGGTGGGCGAGGATCATCATCATATGATCGCCACAGTAGTTACAGTAGTGGGAGTCGTGGTGGATTTTCTAGGCGCTCTGACTATCGCG TACTGGTCTCTGGACTACCATCTTCTGCTTCATGGCAAGACTTGAAG GATCACATGCGACGAGCTGGAGATGTCTGCTTCTCTCAAGTTTTCCGAGATCGTGACG GTATGAGAGGGATTGTGGACTATACCAACTATGATGATATGAGATATGCG ATAAAGAAACTTGATGACTCTCTGTTTCGCAATCAATTCTCTCGAGCATATATTAGG GTGGACAAGTATGATAAGAGGCATAGCTATTCCAGGAGTCCAAGTCCATATTATTCAAGAAGCAGAAGTTACTCAAGAAGCAGGAGTCCTCGACGAAGCTATAGCAGCCAGAGCGGAAG TGTATCTCCTAGGGGTAAATACTCTCGTCGCTCTGTGTCTGTCTCACCCTCAAGGGATTTTTCCCCTGCTCGCTCTCATTCAAG ATCTCTATCAAGATCCAGATCTCCACTTTCACCT CCACCTCGTTGGAGGCACGGAAGGAGTCCGAGCCCGAGCAGGAGCAGGAGCAGGAGTCTCTCCTATTCTCGCTCTTCG GGGATATCGGAATGA
- the LOC125848091 gene encoding E3 ubiquitin-protein ligase RFI2, whose protein sequence is MGLNDVDLTDDGDGGGGGGGDVGGGEDKASAVSCSICLEAVTDNGDRSWSKLQCGHQFHLDCIGSAFNIKGQMQCPNCRKIEKGQWLYASGCRPLPDFNMEDWAHDEDLYDLSYTEMSFGVHWCPFSGLTRLPSSYDEGELSSSAYHDLLGQHAIFADHTAVSSAAHPCPYIAYVGIHPSSSNSSGSINDGPNFNNHWTSPSVPNEMPASYAFPGMDVHYHSWDHHSSFPMANSRVGTADQSSVPSVTQRVARTNADIPRPGSFVPPFLVGHGSAARAGSSVASPMIPPYPGSVARARDRVQALQAYFQQPSNSPAVRTPVMSATRRSNNHRGLAQMGPAASSSDQAGGFYFYPSSSSGRNFQEAENPVSNRYHAWEREHLPAFPLSQVDRDPIWGPFHHTGVGSDSGSRSGSFRPRHGPERMPSQNRS, encoded by the exons ATGGGATTGAACGATGTGGATCTTACGGATGATGGCGacggaggaggaggaggaggaggagatgTTGGTGGAGGAGAAGATAAGGCATCGGCGGTTTCGTGTTCGATTTGTCTTGAAGCTGTAACCGACAATGGGGATAGATCCTGGTCTAAGCTCCAATGTGGACATCAATTTCATCTTG ATTGCATTGGTTCTGCCTTTAACATCAAGGGGCAAATGCAGTGTCCCAACTGTCGAAAAATTGAGAAGGGTCAATGGCTATATGCAAGTGGTTGCCGTCCCCTACCGGATTTCAACATGGAAGATTGGGCCCATGATGAAGACCTATATGATCTGAGCTACACTGAAATG TCATTTGGAGTTCACTGGTGTCCGTTTAGTGGATTGACTCGACTACCATCTTCTTATGA CGAAGGGGAGCTTTCATCTAGTGCAT ATCACGATCTTCTTGGTCAGCATGCTATATTTGCTGATCACACGGCTGTATCATCTGCTGCTCATCCATGCCCATATATTGCCTATGTTGGAATTCACCCATCATCCTCAAATTCGAGTGGAAGTATCAATGATGGTCCTAATTTTAACAATCACTGGACTAGTCCATCTGTTCCCAACGAGATGCCTGCTTCTTATGCTTTCCCAGGAATGGATGTGCATTATCATAGTTGGGACCATCATTCCTCTTTCCCTATGGCAAACAGCCGTGTTGGTACTGCTGATCAGTCCTCGGTTCCATCTGTTACTCAGAGAGTTGCCAGAACCAATGCTGATATCCCAAGACCAGGATCTTTTGTCCCTCCATTCCTTGTTGGTCACGG TTCTGCTGCCAGAGCTGGGAGTTCAGTTGCCTCACCAATGATACCTCCTTATCCTGGAAGTGTAGCTCGGGCTCGTGACCGTGTTCAAGCTCTTCAAGCATATTTTCAGCAACCAAGTAATTCACCAGCTGTACGCACTCCTGTTATGTCTGCTACTCGACGATCCAACAATCACAGAGGATTGGCTCAAATGGGGCCGGCTGCCTCATCATCTGATCAGGCTGGTGGCTTCTACTTCTATCCTTCAAGTTCTTCAGGAAGAAATTTCCAAGAAGCAGAAAATCCAGTATCAAACAGATATCATGCTTGGGAACGGGAACACTTGCCCGCCTTCCCCTTGAGTCAGGTTGACAGAGATCCTATTTGGGGGCCATTTCATCACACAGGTGTTGGATCTGATAGTGGTAGCCGATCTGGCAGCTTCCGCCCAAGGCATGGGCCTGAGAGGATGCCGTCCCAGAACCGGTCATGA
- the LOC125848141 gene encoding serine/arginine-rich splicing factor SR30 isoform X3 produces the protein MGRLSRTIYVGNLPGDIREREVEDLFYKYGPIVEIDLKVPPRPPGYAFVEFEDPRDADDAIRGRDGYDFDGRRLRVELAHGGRGSSSYDRHSSYSSGSRGGFSRRSDYRVLVSGLPSSASWQDLKDHMRRAGDVCFSQVFRDRDGMRGIVDYTNYDDMRYAIKKLDDSLFRNQFSRAYIRVDKYDKRHSYSRSPSPYYSRSRSYSRSRSPRRSYSSQSGSVSPRGKYSRRSVSVSPSRDFSPARSHSRSLSRSRSPLSPPPRWRHGRSPSPSRSRSRSLSYSRSSGISE, from the exons ATGGGTCGTCTAAGTCGGACTATCTACGTCGGAAATCTTCCTGGTGATATTCGGGAGAGAGAAGTAGAAGATTTGTTTTACAAG TATGGTCCCATTGTGgaaattgatttgaaagttCCACCTAGACCACCTGGTTATGCGTTCGTAGAG TTTGAAGATCCTCGTGATGCTGATGATGCCATCCGTGGGCGTGATGGCTATGACTTTGATGGGCGTCGCTTGCGA GTTGAACTTGCACATGGTGGGCGAGGATCATCATCATATGATCGCCACAGTAGTTACAGTAGTGGGAGTCGTGGTGGATTTTCTAGGCGCTCTGACTATCGCG TACTGGTCTCTGGACTACCATCTTCTGCTTCATGGCAAGACTTGAAG GATCACATGCGACGAGCTGGAGATGTCTGCTTCTCTCAAGTTTTCCGAGATCGTGACG GTATGAGAGGGATTGTGGACTATACCAACTATGATGATATGAGATATGCG ATAAAGAAACTTGATGACTCTCTGTTTCGCAATCAATTCTCTCGAGCATATATTAGG GTGGACAAGTATGATAAGAGGCATAGCTATTCCAGGAGTCCAAGTCCATATTATTCAAGAAGCAGAAGTTACTCAAGAAGCAGGAGTCCTCGACGAAGCTATAGCAGCCAGAGCGGAAG TGTATCTCCTAGGGGTAAATACTCTCGTCGCTCTGTGTCTGTCTCACCCTCAAGGGATTTTTCCCCTGCTCGCTCTCATTCAAG ATCTCTATCAAGATCCAGATCTCCACTTTCACCT CCACCTCGTTGGAGGCACGGAAGGAGTCCGAGCCCGAGCAGGAGCAGGAGCAGGAGTCTCTCCTATTCTCGCTCTTCG GGGATATCGGAATGA
- the LOC125848141 gene encoding serine/arginine-rich splicing factor SR30 isoform X4: MGRLSRTIYVGNLPGDIREREVEDLFYKYCVDNAAPPTAPFFHMPSANLLNFLGDFLQYGPIVEIDLKVPPRPPGYAFVEFEDPRDADDAIRGRDGYDFDGRRLRVELAHGGRGSSSYDRHSSYSSGSRGGFSRRSDYRVLVSGLPSSASWQDLKDHMRRAGDVCFSQVFRDRDGMRGIVDYTNYDDMRYAIKKLDDSLFRNQFSRAYIRVDKYDKRHSYSRSPSPYYSRSRSYSRSRSPRRSYSSQSGSVSPRGKYSRRSVSVSPSRDFSPARSHSRSGFRGDLGIAI; the protein is encoded by the exons ATGGGTCGTCTAAGTCGGACTATCTACGTCGGAAATCTTCCTGGTGATATTCGGGAGAGAGAAGTAGAAGATTTGTTTTACAAG TATTGTGTTGATAACGCTGCCCCCCCGACCGCCCCTTTCTTCCATATGCCAAGTGCTaatcttttgaattttcttGGTGATTTCCTGCAGTATGGTCCCATTGTGgaaattgatttgaaagttCCACCTAGACCACCTGGTTATGCGTTCGTAGAG TTTGAAGATCCTCGTGATGCTGATGATGCCATCCGTGGGCGTGATGGCTATGACTTTGATGGGCGTCGCTTGCGA GTTGAACTTGCACATGGTGGGCGAGGATCATCATCATATGATCGCCACAGTAGTTACAGTAGTGGGAGTCGTGGTGGATTTTCTAGGCGCTCTGACTATCGCG TACTGGTCTCTGGACTACCATCTTCTGCTTCATGGCAAGACTTGAAG GATCACATGCGACGAGCTGGAGATGTCTGCTTCTCTCAAGTTTTCCGAGATCGTGACG GTATGAGAGGGATTGTGGACTATACCAACTATGATGATATGAGATATGCG ATAAAGAAACTTGATGACTCTCTGTTTCGCAATCAATTCTCTCGAGCATATATTAGG GTGGACAAGTATGATAAGAGGCATAGCTATTCCAGGAGTCCAAGTCCATATTATTCAAGAAGCAGAAGTTACTCAAGAAGCAGGAGTCCTCGACGAAGCTATAGCAGCCAGAGCGGAAG TGTATCTCCTAGGGGTAAATACTCTCGTCGCTCTGTGTCTGTCTCACCCTCAAGGGATTTTTCCCCTGCTCGCTCTCATTCAAG ATCTGGCTTCCGCGGCGATCTGGGAATTGCTATATAG